Proteins from one Scyliorhinus canicula chromosome 22, sScyCan1.1, whole genome shotgun sequence genomic window:
- the echs1 gene encoding enoyl-CoA hydratase, mitochondrial, producing MSFLCRVAASSSSSLCAFRTWPCILNAARAYSAGGQYQHILVEKKGEQKNVGFIQLNRTKALNALCDLLMKELSLALDRFEDDPAVGAIVLTGSEKAFAAGADIKEMEMKTFQECYAGNFLSHWNRVATTKKPVIAAVNGYALGGGCELAMMCDIIFAGEKAQFGQPEILLGTIPGAGGTQRLTRAVGKSLAMEMVLTGDRISAQEAKAAGLVSKIYPAARVVEEAIKCGEKIAGNSKLITAMAKEAVNGAFELTLAEGNRLEKRLFHSTFSTTDRKEGMSAFVEKRKANFTDQ from the exons ATGTCCTTTCTGTGCAGAGTGgctgcctcttcctcctcctctctctgcgcCTTCAGGACCTGGCCCTGCATCCTCAATGCAGCCAGAGCGTACAGCGCAG GTGGCCAGTATCAACATATATTAGTGGAGAAGAAGGGCGAGCAGAAGAATGTGGGGTTTATCCAGCTAAATCGGACAAAAGCGTTGAACGCACTCTGTGACCTATTGATGAAAGAGCTCAGCCTGGCTCTGGATAGGTTTGAAGATGACCCTGCAGTTGGAGCCATTGTCCTCACAGGAAGCGAAAAGGCATTTGCAG ctgGCGCTGATATCAAGGAGATGGAGATGAAAACCTTCCAGGAATGTTATGCTGGCAACTTCCTTTCCCATTGGAACCGTGTGGCCACCACTAAAAAGCCTGTGATTGCTGCTGTGAACGGCTACGCT CTCGGAGGAGGTTGCGAGTTGGCCATGATGTGTGACATCATATTTGCGGGCGAAAAGGCGCAGTTTGGGCAGCCAGAGATCCTGTTGGGAACCATTCCGG GTGCTGGTGGAACTCAGAGGTTGACGAGAGCAGTAGGGAAGTCACTGGCAATGGAAATGGTCCTCACTGGAGACCGGATTTCAGCTCAGGAAGCCAAGGCAGCAG GACTCGTAAGTAAAATATATCCAGCCGCTCGAGTGGTGGAAGAGGCTATCAAATGTGGAGAGAAAATAGCAGGCAACTCAAAACTCATCACCGCAATGGCAAAGGAGGCAGTCAATGGCG CTTTTGAATTGACATTGGCAGAGGGTAACCGACTGGAGAAGCGTCTGTTTCACTCCACTTTTTCCACT ACTGATCGCAAAGAAGGCATGAGTGCGTTTGTCGAAAAGAGGAAGGCTAATTTCACTGACCAATGA